In a genomic window of Flavobacterium crassostreae:
- a CDS encoding translation initiation factor has product MDLQDQLKNLFPDHQPLPDQAPAATPHQLYLQKEPMICKFEKRKGKATTIIEGYQGTNEDFKILAKEIKTKLSVGGSFKEEAIIIQGDYRDKIMELLQHKGFRVKRVGG; this is encoded by the coding sequence ATGGATTTACAAGACCAATTAAAAAACCTATTTCCAGACCACCAACCCCTACCCGACCAAGCCCCAGCGGCAACCCCACACCAATTATACCTACAAAAAGAACCCATGATTTGCAAATTCGAAAAACGAAAAGGCAAAGCAACCACCATAATTGAGGGATACCAAGGAACCAACGAAGACTTTAAAATACTAGCCAAAGAAATCAAAACAAAACTCAGCGTCGGAGGCAGCTTCAAAGAAGAAGCAATAATCATCCAAGGAGACTACCGAGACAAAATCATGGAACTACTACAACACAAAGGATTTCGAGTAAAACGCGTTGGAGGCTAA
- a CDS encoding isopenicillin N synthase family dioxygenase, producing MQHIPSVDLRDFLSEDPKRKQKFVTEIKNAFENIGFVALKGHFLEESLQKALYEQIRAFFALPIATKKTYEIAGIAGQRGYVSFGKEHAKGKKEADLKEFWHFGQYLPTNSKYASEYPENVTVKELPNFNSVGQKTYQMLEKTGVYVLRALALGLELDEFYFDQYLTQGNSILRPIHYPPITSEPANAIRAAAHADINLITLLMGAQGKGLQVQNHNNQWIDAIAQPEELVINVGDMLSRLTNNKLKSTLHQVVNPAKELWATSRYSVPFFMHPVSDMPLDSLANCIDAKHPKEFENTTAGAYLQERLIELGLLKK from the coding sequence ATGCAACATATTCCTAGTGTGGACTTGCGGGATTTTCTGTCCGAAGATCCAAAACGTAAACAAAAATTTGTTACCGAAATCAAAAACGCCTTCGAAAACATCGGCTTTGTAGCCCTAAAAGGACATTTTTTAGAAGAATCGTTACAAAAAGCACTATACGAACAAATTAGAGCTTTTTTTGCCCTACCAATAGCCACCAAAAAAACCTATGAAATAGCTGGCATTGCCGGACAACGCGGCTATGTTTCTTTTGGAAAAGAGCATGCCAAAGGCAAAAAAGAAGCCGATTTAAAAGAGTTTTGGCACTTTGGACAATACCTACCAACTAACTCCAAATACGCCTCAGAATATCCTGAAAATGTAACCGTTAAAGAACTACCAAATTTTAATTCCGTAGGCCAAAAAACCTACCAAATGCTAGAAAAAACAGGCGTTTATGTCCTAAGAGCACTCGCCTTAGGTTTAGAACTAGACGAATTTTATTTTGACCAATACCTAACACAAGGCAACTCCATCTTGCGTCCCATACACTACCCGCCCATCACCTCCGAACCAGCCAACGCCATCCGTGCCGCAGCCCATGCAGACATCAACCTAATAACCCTATTGATGGGAGCACAAGGAAAAGGCCTACAAGTTCAAAACCATAACAACCAATGGATAGACGCCATTGCCCAACCAGAAGAATTGGTTATCAATGTAGGAGACATGCTCTCACGCCTAACCAATAATAAATTAAAATCAACCCTGCACCAAGTAGTCAACCCAGCCAAAGAATTATGGGCAACATCCAGATACTCCGTACCCTTTTTTATGCATCCCGTGAGTGATATGCCATTAGACTCTTTGGCCAATTGCATCGATGCCAAACATCCCAAAGAATTCGAAAACACAACCGCAGGCGCCTATTTGCAAGAACGACTCATAGAATTAGGTTTATTAAAAAAATAA